Within the Glycine max cultivar Williams 82 chromosome 12, Glycine_max_v4.0, whole genome shotgun sequence genome, the region TCAATGTTATATTAACCCCTAAATACTGAACTATCCCCTCTCGAGCCCTCGAGTAAAATTTACACCACCATCGTCGTCGATGCCATTGCTCGCTTCCAGGTTAACTTATCTATCTCTACCCTCATtgaatttagtttaaattatgtAACTTTGGTCCAATTCCAGAAATGTTGGTGTTTTAACtgtttattttctcctattagTACATAATAATATAAGGTTTGCATAGTTGAATTTGACAGCGGCTATTGGGGAagaatgttatatttattactGGCACGGATGAACACGGGGAGAAAATTGCAACTGCTGCCATGGCTCAGGGTTCCACCCCTCCTGACCATTGCAATCTCATATCTCAGTTTTTGGTTCATggattccttttctcttctacacAATTCCAAGAATCTATTCTTGGTATTTGATATATTTCATTCCTTTCTCTctcatatattttttccttcttttaatttactattttttggtTTATAAACAGTCACCCATGATGCGGATTggattttgtgttgtgcaggtttgaacaagtttttggcttTTGGTGGTAATGTGGTGGCTATGGATAAGGACTCGTGTGGAGTGGGGTTCATGGCGGAACTGTCCGGCATGGAGCAAGAAGAGACTAAAAAAGCTTTCTTTATTTTGACTGTAGAGAAGAGAGTAAGCTATTG harbors:
- the LOC102661326 gene encoding uncharacterized protein, which codes for MAQGSTPPDHCNLISQFLVHGFLFSSTQFQESILGLNKFLAFGGNVVAMDKDSCGVGFMAELSGMEQEETKKAFFILTVEKRVSYWRVKD